In the genome of Myxococcota bacterium, one region contains:
- a CDS encoding ABC transporter permease yields MLAYAIRRLTYGFGVVLGVLGLLFVLFFLYAEPIDMAQRALGEKAPPEVLQQWIADHGYDRPWTEQFRDHYVRMLTFDFGRSDLDDVSIARRLREGAGPSLSFTVPQFFLGLVLGIGLSLFVAYFRETYIDRAGVVLAVLAMSVSILLYIIGGQYLIGKVLNWFPISGFDPDPSVLPRFIAMPILIGVLSAVASDVRFYRTVFVEETSRDYVRTARAKGCGDGRIMSRHVLRNALIPILTRVVVAIPFLFTGSLLLESFFGIPGLGAVMVEAIHGNDFSTLRVMVYILSLLFIVFQIVTDFTYTLADPRVRLE; encoded by the coding sequence GTGCTGGCCTACGCGATTCGCCGTCTGACCTACGGCTTTGGCGTCGTGCTCGGCGTCCTCGGCCTGCTCTTCGTGCTCTTCTTCCTCTACGCCGAGCCGATCGACATGGCCCAGCGCGCGCTGGGCGAGAAGGCGCCGCCCGAGGTGCTCCAGCAGTGGATCGCCGACCACGGCTACGATCGTCCGTGGACCGAGCAGTTCCGGGACCACTACGTCCGGATGCTCACCTTCGACTTCGGGCGCAGCGATCTCGACGACGTCTCGATCGCCCGCCGCCTGCGCGAAGGGGCCGGGCCCAGCCTCTCGTTCACGGTGCCCCAGTTCTTCCTGGGCCTGGTGCTCGGCATCGGGCTCTCGCTCTTCGTGGCCTACTTCCGCGAGACCTACATCGATCGCGCCGGCGTCGTCCTGGCCGTCCTCGCGATGAGCGTCTCGATCCTGCTCTACATCATCGGGGGCCAATACCTGATCGGGAAGGTGCTGAACTGGTTCCCGATCTCAGGGTTCGATCCCGACCCCAGCGTGCTGCCCCGCTTCATCGCGATGCCGATCCTGATCGGGGTCCTGTCCGCCGTCGCGAGCGACGTGCGCTTCTACCGCACCGTGTTCGTCGAAGAGACCAGCCGCGACTACGTCCGCACCGCGCGCGCGAAGGGCTGCGGGGACGGACGGATCATGTCTCGCCACGTGCTGCGGAACGCCCTGATTCCGATCCTGACCCGGGTCGTCGTCGCGATTCCGTTCCTGTTCACCGGGTCTCTCTTGCTCGAGTCGTTCTTCGGCATTCCCGGGCTCGGGGCCGTGATGGTCGAAGCGATTCACGGCAACGATTTCTCGACCCTGCGGGTGATGGTCTACATCCTCTCCCTGCTCTTCATCGTCTTCCAGATCGTCACCGACTTCACCTACACGCTCGCGGATCCGCGAGTGCGCCTCGAATAG
- a CDS encoding ABC transporter permease yields the protein METHIVSNGVVVALLVGAGFAGSAVRRSGLWSEAALELWRRRPLAVLVVGFFVVVGLADAVSWRDADSAASGVAAHTPRSLVDRVFPADFDERSYSAPLADAEFYGAAPLTHPGAHLLGTDILGRDVLHLTLKGARVALLIGGLTSLIVIPLALFFGMSAGYFGGRIDDVVFFIVSTLASIPSLLLLIALILALGRGPVQVCIAMGVTSWVGFSRVVRGETLKLRELDYIQAARALGASEWRILWRHILPNLMHLVVITFVLLFSGTVLSEAILAWLGIGIDGSWGQMIDQARDELARDPIIVWNLGAASAALFSLILAVNLLGDAVRDILDPRTLREDQ from the coding sequence GTGGAGACCCACATCGTCTCGAACGGCGTCGTCGTGGCGCTCCTGGTCGGCGCGGGCTTTGCCGGCTCCGCGGTGCGGCGCAGCGGCCTCTGGAGTGAAGCCGCGCTCGAGCTGTGGCGGCGTCGCCCGCTGGCGGTGCTCGTCGTGGGCTTCTTCGTCGTCGTCGGTCTCGCCGACGCCGTGTCCTGGCGGGACGCCGACAGTGCGGCGTCCGGCGTGGCGGCCCACACGCCGCGCAGCCTGGTCGACCGCGTGTTCCCGGCGGATTTCGACGAACGCAGCTACTCGGCTCCCCTGGCCGACGCGGAGTTCTACGGCGCTGCGCCACTCACGCACCCGGGCGCGCACCTGCTGGGAACCGACATCCTCGGTCGCGACGTCCTGCATCTCACCCTGAAGGGCGCGCGGGTGGCGCTCCTGATCGGCGGGTTGACCAGCCTGATCGTGATCCCGCTGGCGCTCTTCTTCGGGATGTCGGCGGGCTACTTCGGTGGGCGCATCGATGACGTGGTGTTCTTCATCGTGTCGACGTTGGCGTCGATCCCGAGTCTGCTGCTCTTGATCGCCCTGATCCTCGCTCTGGGGCGCGGGCCGGTGCAGGTGTGCATCGCGATGGGCGTCACCAGCTGGGTCGGATTCTCGCGTGTCGTGCGCGGCGAGACGCTCAAGCTCCGCGAGCTCGACTACATCCAGGCCGCCCGCGCACTCGGCGCATCCGAGTGGCGCATCCTCTGGCGCCACATCCTGCCGAACCTGATGCACCTGGTCGTCATCACCTTCGTGCTGCTCTTCTCGGGCACCGTGCTCTCCGAGGCGATCCTCGCCTGGCTCGGGATCGGAATCGACGGTAGCTGGGGCCAGATGATCGATCAGGCCCGTGACGAGCTGGCCCGGGATCCGATCATCGTGTGGAACCTGGGCGCGGCCTCGGCCGCGCTCTTCAGCCTGATCCTGGCGGTGAACCTCCTCGGAGACGCGGTGCGCGACATCCTCGATCCGCGCACCCTGCGAGAGGACCAATGA
- a CDS encoding ABC transporter ATP-binding protein, with translation MSALLEVEGLVTSFPAGSERAHVVDGVSFEVGAGEVLSLVGESGCGKSMTALSILRLVPRPGRVDAGRIALGGRDLRTLSVPEMRAVRGADAAMIFQEPMTSLNPVQAVGSQVVEAIQLHEAVSHDQARARTVELFERVGIPDADARFDAYPHQLSGGLKQRVMIAMALSMRPKLLIADEPTTALDVTIQAQILELMREVRDRFGTAILLITHDLGVVNELADRIAVMYAGRVVEEGEREALLTTPRHPYTQGLLASIPSRAEPGAPLAEIPGVVPSAGEWPAGCRFATRCDRVLEPCHTEVPGATRISDTQHAFCHVVAQEESAR, from the coding sequence ATGAGCGCGCTGCTCGAAGTGGAAGGGCTCGTCACCAGCTTCCCGGCGGGTTCGGAGCGTGCCCACGTGGTCGACGGCGTGAGCTTCGAAGTCGGGGCGGGCGAAGTGCTCTCGCTGGTGGGCGAGTCGGGATGTGGGAAATCCATGACGGCGCTCTCGATTCTGCGCCTGGTCCCGCGCCCGGGTCGGGTCGACGCCGGCCGGATCGCCCTCGGCGGACGCGACCTCCGGACCCTCTCGGTGCCCGAGATGCGCGCGGTGCGCGGCGCAGATGCGGCCATGATCTTTCAGGAGCCGATGACCAGCCTGAACCCGGTGCAGGCCGTCGGCTCCCAGGTGGTCGAGGCGATCCAGCTGCACGAGGCCGTCAGTCACGATCAGGCGCGCGCGCGCACCGTCGAACTCTTCGAGCGGGTGGGGATCCCCGATGCCGATGCCCGATTCGACGCCTACCCCCACCAGCTCTCGGGAGGACTGAAGCAGCGGGTGATGATCGCGATGGCGCTCTCCATGCGGCCGAAGCTGTTGATCGCCGACGAGCCGACCACCGCGCTAGACGTCACGATCCAGGCCCAGATCCTCGAGCTGATGCGGGAAGTCCGCGACCGCTTCGGCACGGCCATCCTGCTGATCACCCATGACCTCGGCGTGGTGAACGAGCTCGCCGACCGCATCGCGGTGATGTACGCCGGACGCGTCGTCGAAGAGGGCGAACGCGAGGCGCTGCTGACCACGCCGCGCCATCCCTATACCCAGGGGCTGCTGGCTTCGATCCCCTCGCGGGCCGAACCCGGCGCGCCCCTCGCCGAAATTCCCGGCGTGGTTCCGTCGGCGGGCGAATGGCCGGCGGGCTGCCGCTTCGCGACACGCTGCGACCGGGTCCTCGAGCCGTGCCACACCGAGGTTCCCGGGGCGACCCGGATCTCCGATACCCAGCACGCGTTCTGCCACGTCGTGGCACAGGAGGAGTCGGCTCGGTGA
- a CDS encoding ABC transporter ATP-binding protein: MSRDALLRVENLRTWFPIRQGLFRRTVGHVRAVDGVDLEIRRGETLALVGESGCGKTTVGRTLLRLEEPTDGSIHFDGVDLSRLSKAALRPYRRAIQIVFQDPLASLDPRMRIRDAIAEGMETFGIGADDAERTERVAALLERVQLDARQMSRYPHEFSGGQRQRICIARALAVEPQLIVCDEATSALDVSIQAQILNLLRRLQEELGLTYLFITHDLGVVRYLADRVAVMYLGQIVEEGETERLFAEPQHPYTRALLDAVPSVDPARRGASARLTGDVPSPSAPPPGCRFHTRCPEVFERCRSEIPASISTADGSSRCFLSESS; encoded by the coding sequence GTGAGTCGCGACGCCCTCTTGCGCGTGGAGAACCTGCGCACCTGGTTCCCGATTCGACAGGGGCTCTTCCGGCGCACGGTCGGGCATGTCCGGGCGGTGGATGGCGTCGATCTCGAGATTCGCCGAGGGGAGACGCTCGCGCTGGTCGGCGAGTCAGGCTGCGGGAAGACGACGGTCGGGCGCACCCTGCTGCGCCTCGAAGAGCCGACGGACGGCAGCATCCACTTCGACGGTGTCGATCTCTCGCGGCTGTCGAAGGCCGCGCTGCGACCCTATCGACGCGCCATCCAGATCGTCTTCCAGGACCCGCTCGCGTCCCTCGACCCGCGCATGCGCATCCGCGATGCGATCGCCGAGGGCATGGAGACCTTCGGGATCGGGGCCGACGACGCCGAACGCACCGAACGGGTCGCGGCGCTGCTCGAACGTGTCCAGCTCGACGCACGCCAGATGTCGCGATACCCGCACGAGTTCTCCGGCGGGCAGCGCCAGCGGATCTGCATCGCGCGCGCGCTGGCGGTGGAGCCCCAGTTGATCGTCTGCGACGAGGCGACGTCGGCCCTCGACGTCTCGATCCAGGCCCAGATCCTCAACCTGCTGCGTCGGCTGCAGGAAGAACTCGGCCTCACTTATCTCTTCATCACCCACGATCTCGGGGTGGTGCGCTACCTCGCCGACCGGGTGGCGGTGATGTACCTCGGGCAGATCGTCGAGGAAGGTGAGACCGAGCGGCTCTTCGCCGAGCCCCAGCATCCCTACACCCGCGCGCTGCTGGACGCCGTACCCTCGGTCGACCCGGCCCGCCGCGGTGCCAGTGCGCGGCTCACCGGGGACGTGCCGTCTCCTTCCGCCCCGCCGCCGGGCTGCCGTTTCCACACTCGCTGCCCCGAAGTGTTCGAGCGCTGCCGGAGCGAGATCCCCGCGAGCATCTCGACGGCCGACGGCTCCAGTCGCTGCTTCCTGAGCGAGAGTTCCTGA